A DNA window from Kitasatospora atroaurantiaca contains the following coding sequences:
- a CDS encoding RBBP9/YdeN family alpha/beta hydrolase, whose translation MTANPTILVLPGYENSGPEHWQSRWEQETPAFQRVEQADWDNPLVGDWVETLDKAVTDRPGPVVLVAHSLGCITVAHWAASHPGREVRGALLVAPADIDTADVPELVNFRPIPLQPLPFPSIVVASSDDPWCSPARSRLLADSWGSRFVDVGPYGHLNSASGLGSWPEGRALLAELTAGR comes from the coding sequence ATGACGGCAAACCCGACGATCCTCGTCCTGCCCGGCTACGAGAACTCCGGCCCCGAGCACTGGCAGAGCCGGTGGGAGCAGGAGACCCCGGCCTTCCAGCGGGTCGAGCAGGCCGACTGGGACAACCCGCTCGTCGGCGACTGGGTGGAGACCCTGGACAAGGCGGTCACCGACCGGCCGGGCCCGGTCGTCCTGGTCGCCCACAGCCTCGGCTGCATCACGGTCGCCCACTGGGCTGCGTCCCACCCCGGCCGTGAGGTACGCGGCGCCCTGCTCGTCGCCCCCGCCGACATCGACACCGCCGACGTCCCCGAGCTGGTGAACTTCCGCCCGATCCCGCTGCAGCCGCTGCCCTTCCCCAGCATCGTGGTCGCGAGCAGCGACGACCCCTGGTGCTCCCCCGCCCGTTCCCGCCTCCTCGCCGACAGCTGGGGCTCCCGCTTCGTCGACGTCGGCCCGTACGGCCACCTCAACTCCGCCTCCGGCCTCGGCTCCTGGCCCGAGGGCCGCGCCCTGCTCGCGGAGCTGACCGCCGGCCGGTGA